The window tcaaccactggattttttcttttctagaagttTGCTTAGAGCTTCTTTAACATCTTTGTTTCTCAGAGAGTAAATCAGAGGATTCAGCATAGGTGTGACTAGGGCATAGCACAAAGAAGCCAGCTTACTCAGTTCAGGAAATCGGTTAGGGGTGAGATACATGAAGAAAACAGCACCATACAGCACACTCACGACACCCAGGTGAGAGCTGCAAGTGGAGAaggctttcttccttccctccgtGGAGCGTATCTTTAGAACAGTGGACACAATATACATGTAGGAAACAACAATGACTATAATGGTAGGTAAGATAATGATGccagataaagaaaaagatactatTTTGTGTATGAAAAGGTCAGAACAGGAGAGTCTCTGAAGTGGGCGACTATCACAGTAAAAGTGGTCAATGGCTCGAGAAGCACAAAAGGATAAAGTAAATGTCATGCTGGTCTGGAGAACAGAGCTGATGCAGCCACAAAAATAAGAGCCTGCCACCAACTGAGTGCAGAGTCGTGTGGACATGTGAACAGAATACAGGAGTGGGTTGCAGATAGCAATGAAACGGTCATAAGCCATGGCTGCCAGGAGAAATCCTTCAGCCACAATGAAGAGTGCAAAGAGAAAGATCTGGGCCACACAGCCTGCAAATGAGATGGACTTGTTCTCAGTCCAAAAGTTGCTCATAGCCTTCGGTGCAATA is drawn from Mastomys coucha isolate ucsf_1 unplaced genomic scaffold, UCSF_Mcou_1 pScaffold4, whole genome shotgun sequence and contains these coding sequences:
- the LOC116076229 gene encoding olfactory receptor 9K2; its protein translation is MGDRETSNHSDLTDFILVGFRVSSELHILLFLLFLFVYAMILLGNLGMMAIIVTDPRLNTPMYFFLGNLSFIDLFYSSVIAPKAMSNFWTENKSISFAGCVAQIFLFALFIVAEGFLLAAMAYDRFIAICNPLLYSVHMSTRLCTQLVAGSYFCGCISSVLQTSMTFTLSFCASRAIDHFYCDSRPLQRLSCSDLFIHKIVSFSLSGIIILPTIIVIVVSYMYIVSTVLKIRSTEGRKKAFSTCSSHLGVVSVLYGAVFFMYLTPNRFPELSKLASLCYALVTPMLNPLIYSLRNKDVKEALSKLLEKKKSSG